Proteins found in one Cricetulus griseus strain 17A/GY chromosome X, alternate assembly CriGri-PICRH-1.0, whole genome shotgun sequence genomic segment:
- the LOC113837750 gene encoding zinc finger protein 431-like isoform X2 has protein sequence MEAVTYDDVHIKFTQEEWSLLNPSQKILYKDVMLDTYRNLTDTGYSWEDHNIEEHCLISRRHRRHLQRHDKSHTGEKLYESIQYAKVFVCHSCLYLHKRRHTGEKTHECNQCGKAFIRNGVLKRHIRTHTGERPFICNQCSKAFSQHSNL, from the coding sequence ATGGAGGCAGTGACTTATGATGATGTGCACATCAAATTTACTCAGGAGGAGTGGTCTTTGTTGAATCCTTCCCAGAAAattctctacaaagatgtgatgctagACACCTACAGGAACCTCACTGACACAGGCTACAGTTGGGAAGACCAtaatattgaagaacattgtcTAATTTCTAGAAGACATAGAAGACATCTTCAAAGGCATGATAAAAGTCATACTGGGGAGAAACTATATGAAAGCATTCAATATGCCAAAGTCTTTGTATGTCACAGTTGTCTCTATCTCCATAAAAGaagacatactggagagaaaacccatgaatgtaatcaatgtggtaaagcattTATAAGAAATGGTGTGCTTAAAAGACatataagaacacatactggagagagacccttTATATGTAATCAATGTAGTAAAGCATTTTCACAGCACAGTAATTTGTAA